Part of the Hevea brasiliensis isolate MT/VB/25A 57/8 chromosome 16, ASM3005281v1, whole genome shotgun sequence genome is shown below.
CCCGTGTCTACACTTCTTTtcttttgccaaaattttgaaagcaTCGAAAATAAACTATTAAATCCCTAGAATCAATTTGTTTGTTTTCTGTGCTTCAGCTTCCAGTGAATGATGAACTGGTTTGGGACAACGGAACTCCGTTTCCTGAACCTTGTATCGATCGCATTGCCGATACCGTTGGAAAGGTAACAATGACCAATTTATAAAGATGTAATTCTTTTGATTATCTGATTTTCTAGGATTTAACTCGTAATTTTTTGGGTGGCGTTAACAGTATGAGGCGTTGGCTTGGATGTGTGGAGGTTTGGGCTTTTTCGCGACACTGGGACTGTTAGCCGTGTGGAATGACAAAGCTTCTAGGATACCATATGTAAGGCAAACAACTTCTATCTTATTTGCTTGTGCATCACAATGTGATTTTTTCTTTGTTCTAATGAAAAGGCTTGGTTTTATTTGCTTGTGCATCACAATGTGATTTTTTCCGTTATAGTGAAAAGGGCTTGGTTTTGGTAAGAAATGGAATTGGTGTTGTTGCAATTTTGGTGGAAGGGGGCCATTTTGTCAACATAAAAAATGAATATGGTTTGAGTTTCTATTTGATAAACATTGTATGATGAAACTCCACTTCAATCCAGTTTTAATACCATTTTTAATACCATTATATTGATGAAGATGCATCAGTTCCTTACATGCCATTCTCATTGCGTTGAGTTTATGAATAGCCTGTTTTTTTATTTCAAACCATTAATTTTAATCTCGAAACTTAATGACTGATTTCTTCTCAACCAACCTTTTCCAAATAAGTTGGTTTTTAATCTTCATTTTCAGTACAAGCAAGGGTAGGTGGCATTTCTTTTTTTATGCATTGCCATTTCTAtttgttatatttaatgaaaaaatGTGATGAATTGTTTAAAGGCATATCATATGTTACAATTGTTAAATTAGACAGTCTCTCATAGCAATATTAGTTGCTATATTGAATTTCTTTAATGCAAAAATTATTAGAAGTTTATGAGGCCTTCGATCTCTCTGGAAGTGAATTTTGACTAAATTTGATCAGAATGGGACAATTGTTGTCTAAAATTAGGATCCAAACAATAATGCAATACTATTCCTCTGGTGGGGATAAGTTTTTTATCATGATGCATGATATTGTTGTCTTTGAGATGGGTCTCATTACAAAAATTGATGAAGGGGAATATCATGGTTAAACAATATACTCATCCTAGCATAGTTATTAAAGGTGTGCCTGAGGTACGCCTCAGACTCAAGGCTTACCAGGCTTGAACCTTAGCGCCTTATGCGCTTAAGTGTGCGCCTTTATTCCAGGCATAAAGTTCTAGAAAGGCATGCATTTTTTTTTCCATCTTTAGCGAGCACATTCATTGGCAAAAAGGACTATCATTTAAACTCAAATCAGCAAACTCAATTCAAGATATATgccaaagaaaaaaaatgaaaagtattacatttatttgacttttatgaatttttaaaatcttttacTTTGTGCCTCACCTTGCTCAGGCGCGCCCTGCACTTTGCGCTTAGGCTTTAGGACTCCTCGGCGCCTTAgtgcgccttgagcctttaataactatacATCCCAGGGAATACAATCCCTGTTTGTGGGAGGAATGCCACTGTATTGTCACTGTAGCAAACCAATTTCCTTAATTCTTATTGCACGAAGTCTTATTAAAGGTTTTTGCACCGTAGTGCAGTTCTGTAGGTATCTCTATGTGTGTCAAATATCTGTACTCCCTATTTCATTTTTCCATTCCTTTGCTTTATTTGGAGTTATGACTCTGAAATCATTTCCCTTTTTTCTTTTGGGATGGGTTGGGAATTTAGGAAAATGGAAAAGGGAGTGTTGCTgagtttcttctttttttttttttttggttttttcaATTCATGTATTTCTGATTGCATTTGAGACTGATATTAGTCTAGCTGCATACCTGCCATTTGTTAGAGATAGTTTTGTTTAAGTTTAAACATTTAGCTGATACTGATAACATGTATATCTAATGTGTTCGGTTATGCCTTCCTTTTTTTTAGTGCCCTTAATTCTGGAAGTTGAGAACATGCTCTCATCTAGTTGTTCTACAACATTTAACATTTTCTGAATTTGTTGACCAGACACCAAAGGTATATCCATATGACAACTTGCGGGTGGAGCTTGGTGGAGAACCCTAGGCTAATCTTTATGCAAGAAATTGTATGGTTACTGTTGTTTCAGATACGTTTCTGCTTTTGTTCATCTCTTTGCTGTCGGAATTTTGAACAGTTAAGAAAATAATGGTTGTAGCTGACATTAATCTCTTGAAACAAATAGCTTGATACGGTTTTGTTTAAATCTGATTCCCAAAACAAATATGGTGATTCTCTTTCACCGTTAATTCTTCTGCAGTGTAGGAAAACGAATTTGTTGTGTGTTCTTAGATAAATCCGGCCTCCAAACACAAAAACAATTGAAGCATTATAAAATGGCACTTCCCACAAACATGGGTTTGTGGATGTTGCTGAATCTCTAATCTCTAGTTATCTTTCCAATTCTTGGGTTGTTAGTTGTTACTGAGCTAGAGCTGCTGAATCTCTAATTTCTAGTTTTCTTTCCAATTCTTGGGTTATGTTGTTATTGGGGATTTAATCTATCTGTGCGTGCTCCTTTCTTGCGTGTTTGGATGCTTAAAATTTTGTGGAAGAGAAATTAAAGGGGAGGAatgaagagaaattaaagaaaaataaagagaaggaaaaatattatttttttatattatttgaataaattattataataaatttcttTCTTAAAAGAAAATATGGGAAATAATGTTCattcttcttcatttttcatcaatttagACAGAAGTGTTTTGGGTTAAATTTAATAAGTTGAGAAATGTAATCATTTTTTCTCTATTTAAGTTCAAACAAAAGAATTTagagaaattaatattttttttttctcttctttttatttataaatgtGGATTTAATCTTGGGCTTTTTACTTGTGGATTCATGGGTAAGAGGTCTAGGGCCTGTTCTAATTGCTTCGTGAATGCCTGATGATCTATTGGGTTTTGTTTGGCTCATAGAATTAGacgttattaaaataattatttcaggaTAAAtagtatataaaaataattatttgatgaaataagcATATTCAAATTTTGTTGAAATGTGTAGTAATCATTATGTAggttgttatttttttttaaattgtgcaATACAAATTTTGTATcattgaaaaataattattttaattgctattacattccctttttttttttttttttcaaatttcattttgtgattcaaataaaacatatattaaCAGTTATAATGTTAACGGATGGGCAAGATAGTTGTTTGATTAGGCTGTTCTGGATGTAATACTCTCAATGATTCCTTAACTattcaaaaaatatataaatttagtttataaaatttccaatatcactttctcattgtaaaattaatttatcCCATATCATCTCTTATTGTAAAATTCTCCTTTTATGAGAGCTTTTAGTGTATATATGGAGTATATATAGTACATTTTCTAAATATAAGTGACAATTTTCTCAACTATCACCACCTCATTATAATgatcattattattatatttaaaaaattaattaaatgcatTTTCTAACATATAATTACAATCTCTTTAGTAATACAGAAAGGGCTAagcattaatattttttttctgaaGCAAAAAGTAAAatctaaatatattaaatatctaattaggaaaaaaaataacTGTTTTctactgaaaaaaaaaatctttatctTTTATCTTTAGCTTTTTAATGAGTAGTGCtttacattttatttatttatttttggataAGCAAAACATTATAGATCTTTATTAGTACAATAAAAATATTAGAGCTATGCATTAAAAATctagtaaataataataataataataataattaaggatTGCAATTAATTAGGAAGTTTTTCAACGTGCCATGTGAAAATGTAAAACTATATATTCGTTCTGATAAGATAAATACTTGCC
Proteins encoded:
- the LOC110650348 gene encoding NADH dehydrogenase [ubiquinone] 1 beta subcomplex subunit 8, mitochondrial, which encodes MAGRLSNVASRIMGGNGVVGRSVASSLRLRSGMGLPVGKHIVPDKPLPVNDELVWDNGTPFPEPCIDRIADTVGKYEALAWMCGGLGFFATLGLLAVWNDKASRIPYTPKVYPYDNLRVELGGEP